One window of Watersipora subatra chromosome 3, tzWatSuba1.1, whole genome shotgun sequence genomic DNA carries:
- the LOC137390299 gene encoding E3 ubiquitin-protein ligase TRIM33-like, with amino-acid sequence MRDPKELPCHHVFCLECLEEDYKDQKVVSCPLCNKEYESEEDIDKLSTIKLTVQKENNPNVTAALICECDDCDSQLAVGYCLQGHSVVDIPDYEVSAIKSRKVVCENHDEELSRGCDDCGRLTCNKCELPPVACTSLKYEHNFMLLSQLKEKIATEFDKLLQLVNDKLTEICIVDKQIWHMLDKEEAKCKEKEELIERVCEEQIKRIREESENLKERIRDYQKRLTNQVEMYNSELVAKKQRLEESRTKVHKHLRDVVCIVLCNVLCNTPFVMWLELILEASFGESTRI; translated from the exons ATGAGAGATCCTAAAGAGCTGCCGTGTCATCATGTCTTTTGTCTAGAATGTTTAGAGGAAGACTACAAAGATCAGAAAGTTGTGAGTTGTCCGCTCTGTAACAAAGAGTATGAATCTGAGGAGGATATAGACAAGCTGTCAACAATAAAACTGACTGTACAGAAAGAAAATAACCCTAACGTTACTGCTGCACTGATATGTGAATGTGATGACTGTGACAGCCAATTAGCTGTTGGCTATTGCTTACA AGGGCATTCAGTTGTGGATATACCAGATTACGAAGTATCAGCCATAAAGAGCAGGAAAGTCGTTTGTGAGAATCATGATGAGGAGCTATCTAGAGGTTGTGATGACTGTGGCAGACTAACTTGTAATAAATGTGAGCTACCCCCAGTAGCGTGCACAAGTCTCAAGTATGAGCATAATTTCATGTTACTCAGTCAGCTTAAAGAAAAAATAGCTACTGAGTTTGATAAACTATTACAGTTAGTCAATGATAAGCTCACAGAGATCTGTATAGTAGACAAGCAGATCTGGCACATGTTGGATAAAGAAGAAGCTAAATGTAAGGAAAAGGAAGAGTTAATTGAAAGAGTCTGTGAAGAGCAGATTAAGCGAATCAGAGAGGAGAGTGAAAATCTGAAGGAGCGTATTCGTGACTACCAAAAGAGGCTGACCAATCAGGTAGAAATGTACAACTCTGAACTGGTTGCCAAGAAACAGCGGCTAGAAGAATCTCGCACCAAAGTACACAAGCACTTGAGAGATGTAGTTTGCATtgtattatgtaatgtattatgcAACACCCCCTTTGTCATGTGGCTAGAACTAATCCTTGAAGCCAGCTTTGGTGAAAGTACACGCATATAG